In bacterium, the genomic stretch GGCTGCACAATCAGCTTCCGCGAAGAAGCCTGCCACCCGGGGCGGGTAACAGAGAAATGATTTGTGCAGTTACAGCCCTTGCGGGCTAATAATCTAATCGGCAAAATGAGAGAGAACTTTAAAAAATGGCATTTCTGTAGTCCGGAAAAATAGACCCCTCTTCGGCAGGCCCGCTAAATAAGGGCTTGCCAAGCGCGCCGGCCTGTGGTAAGCTCCTGCTTGAACCGGACGCACCGCCAGGGAGCCGTATTGAAAAAGATTGCCATTCTCTCAATAAAAGGTGGGGTGGGCAAGACCACCACCACGATCAACCTGGGCCATGGGCTGTCGCTCAACGGCCAGCGGGTGATCCTGATCGACTGCGACCCGCAGAACAACCTGGCCGAAATTTTCGACCTGGAGCTGGGTGGCGGCGTGAGTGACCTTCTGCTGGGACGCCGGGCCTGGATGACCGAGGTGCGGCGCAACCTGTTCGTTATCCCCTCGGGCGGACGGGCCATGATGGACGCCGAGTGGAAAGTCGCCGCGGCCCAGAACCGCGAGCGGGTCCTGAACGACAGCCTGGAGGACCTGGCCAACTGCGACTACGTGATCTGCGATTGCTCCAGCGCGATGAGCCTGGTCAACCTCAATGTCCTGCACTTTGTGGACTATGTCATCATCCCGGTGGGGATGGACTACTTTTCGATCAGCGGGCTGAAAAACACATTCGAGATGGTGCGGGAGGTCTGCCGCGCCGACCCCCGTCACCAGCTCCGCCTGCTCGGCATCCTGGCCACGCAGTTCGACCTGCGCACGCGGGTCAGCCGGGAGATTTACGGCGTGCTGGGCCGCCTGTTCCCTAACGAGCTGTTCAAGACCGTGATCAACGTGAACACCCGCCTGAGGGAGTCCCCGGCCTACGGCAAGACCATTTTCGAGTATGACATCGCCTCCAGCGGAGCGCGTGACTATTTCAAGCTTACCTCGGAGATTCTGGCGCATGAATGAGATAAAGTGTCCGCCGCGCGCGCTCACGATCGCAGGCAGCGATTCGGGCGGCGGCGCCGGCATCCAGACCGACCTGAAAACATTCCAGGCGTTCGGTTGTTTCGGCATGAGCGCGATCACCGCTCTCACGGCCCAGAACTCGCGGGGCGTTCAGGGGGTGTTCAAGGTGCCGGCCGAGTTTGTCACGGCCCAGATCGACTCCGTGCTGGGGGATATCGGCGCGCAGGCGGTCAAATGCGGGATGTTAGCCGACGGCGACATAATCGAGGCCGTGGCCGCGGCCCTGGAGCGCCACGGCACGCCGCCCCTGGTGCTGGACACGGTTCTGGTGGCCAAAAGCGGCGACCCGCTGCTCAAGGACTGGGCCGTTGAGAGCATGGTCGAACTTCTGTTCCCGCTGGCGGTGCTGATTACGCCCAACCTGCCCGAGGCGGAGCGTCTGACCGGCCTGAGCGTGAAAGACCGCGCCGGCATGCTGGGCGCGGTGCAAAAGCTGCAAGCCCTCGGGGCCCCGGCTGTGCTTCTCAAGGGCGGCCACCTGAGCGGAGACCGTTTGCTGGATCTCCTTCTGCTGCCCGATGGCCGTGCGGTTGAGTACGAGAACGAGCGGGTGGATACGCCCCACACCCACGGCACGGGCTGCACTCTCTCGGCCGCCGTGGCCGCGGGCCTGGCCCGCGGCCTGCCGCTGGAGCGCGCGGTGAGCGCGGCCCGGGCCTATGTGCTGCGCGGTATCCGCCTGGCCCACCCGACCGGCGCAGGCTACGGCACCCTGGGCCACGCCCCGTTCGACCCGGACACGGACTGACACCTGTGACTCGCCTTCAAAGCCCGGCCCTCCCGCACGCCCGCGGCAGGGCCGGAAGTCTCCCCCATATTCAATCTATCCGGA encodes the following:
- the thiD gene encoding bifunctional hydroxymethylpyrimidine kinase/phosphomethylpyrimidine kinase, which codes for MNEIKCPPRALTIAGSDSGGGAGIQTDLKTFQAFGCFGMSAITALTAQNSRGVQGVFKVPAEFVTAQIDSVLGDIGAQAVKCGMLADGDIIEAVAAALERHGTPPLVLDTVLVAKSGDPLLKDWAVESMVELLFPLAVLITPNLPEAERLTGLSVKDRAGMLGAVQKLQALGAPAVLLKGGHLSGDRLLDLLLLPDGRAVEYENERVDTPHTHGTGCTLSAAVAAGLARGLPLERAVSAARAYVLRGIRLAHPTGAGYGTLGHAPFDPDTD
- a CDS encoding ParA family protein; amino-acid sequence: MVSSCLNRTHRQGAVLKKIAILSIKGGVGKTTTTINLGHGLSLNGQRVILIDCDPQNNLAEIFDLELGGGVSDLLLGRRAWMTEVRRNLFVIPSGGRAMMDAEWKVAAAQNRERVLNDSLEDLANCDYVICDCSSAMSLVNLNVLHFVDYVIIPVGMDYFSISGLKNTFEMVREVCRADPRHQLRLLGILATQFDLRTRVSREIYGVLGRLFPNELFKTVINVNTRLRESPAYGKTIFEYDIASSGARDYFKLTSEILAHE